From a single Anomaloglossus baeobatrachus isolate aAnoBae1 chromosome 4, aAnoBae1.hap1, whole genome shotgun sequence genomic region:
- the LOC142301675 gene encoding olfactory receptor 6N1-like, with amino-acid sequence MNQTVTAFVILGFSHLESLRYPIFVILLFLYFLIIAGNVTIPLIIWVEPRLHTPMYMFAGMLSFLDLFYTAVTIPQILIIFWVGRVYIAFNRCLLQMYFFHSLGITENYLLTVMAYDRYIAICDPLRYSTIMTSKCCKHLIVTCWFCGFMSPVPKLILVSFLPFCGSNEIHHLFCDLSPLLHLACADTFLNVITDFVINSCIIILTSAFIALTYTKILITIIMMNSVEGRRKAFSTCASHIIVVLIFFGSVAFMYVRPHRVYAPEYDQLVTINYTILTPLLNPAVYSLRNKEIKKTMKKYLCLRGTNCRL; translated from the coding sequence ATGAATCAAACTGTTACTGCCTTTGTTATTTTGGGATTTTCACACTTGGAATCTTTGCGCTATCCTATCTTTGTAATTttgctttttctttattttctaataattgctggAAATGTAACCATTCCTCTTATTATCTGGGTTGAGCCACGTCTGCATACTCCAATGTACATGTTTGCAGGAATGTTGTCCTTTCTAGATTTATTTTACACCGCAGTCACAATTCCACAAATCCTCATCATATTTTGGGTGGGACGCGTTTATATTGCCTTCAATAGATGCCTACTACAAATGTATTTTTTCCATTCTTTGGGGATAACTGAAAATTATCTTTTGACTGTTATGGCTTATGATCGCTACATCGCTATTTGTGATCCCCTGAGATACTCTACTATCATGACTTCTAAGTGCTGCAAGCATCTTATAGTCACTTGTTGGTTTTGTGGTTTTATGAGTCCAGTACCCAAACTAATTTTAGTAAGTTTTTTACCATTTTGTGGATCAAATGAAATACACCATCTTTTCTGTGACCTGTCTCCACTTCTACACCTCGCGTGTGCAGACACTTTTCTTAATGTGATCACAGATTTTGTCATCAATTCTTGCATCATTATTTTGACATCTGCATTCATTGCTTTGACCTACACTAAAATCCTGATTACAATAATTATGATGAACAGTGTGGAAGGACGAAGAAAGGCATTCTCAACATGTGCATCTCACATCATCGTTGTATTGATATTTTTTGGAAGTGTAGCCTTCATGTATGTCAGGCCTCATAGAGTATATGCACCAGAATATGACCAGCTGGTAACTATTAACTATACAATTTTGACTCCGTTGTTAAATCCCGCTGTTTATAGTCTAAGGAATAAAGAGATAAAGAAGACAATGAAAAAATATCTTTGTCTCAGAGGTACTAATTGTAGATTGTAA